A stretch of the Hippoglossus hippoglossus isolate fHipHip1 chromosome 1, fHipHip1.pri, whole genome shotgun sequence genome encodes the following:
- the LOC117771337 gene encoding LOW QUALITY PROTEIN: eukaryotic translation initiation factor 4 gamma 3-like (The sequence of the model RefSeq protein was modified relative to this genomic sequence to represent the inferred CDS: inserted 2 bases in 1 codon; deleted 1 base in 1 codon) → MAGNQIDKPMSVDQPAGDQALQAAPLSNSPVPLATVFTSTPAPASSPEADGKLAAPEENGEAEIEPMRNGAGHTSETESSDSGATPGDKENSTGAPQDREDLANPSGMLQYDRAILLDFQFKPACTQKPEGLPTIPGVVLDQMNQNKLASQVVDSRVISRGPDFTPKEGRGVPLINIEAQRPPPRRIITLSVHDAVQPKKSENAWKAGAKRESLPVEPESQKTQDLFKKVRSILNKLTPENFNQLMKEVTDWTIDTEERLKGVIDLVFEKAIEPNFSVAYGNMCRCLATLKVPTTDEPNNTVYFHKLLLKRCQKEFEKDKVDDVVFESKQKELDSAALVSTERDRLQLELQEARMVRQRSIGNIKFIGELFKLKMFTEAIMNDCVVKLLKNHDQESLECLCTLLTTIGKDLDSEKAKPRMDQYFNHMEKIVKDEKTLTRIRFMLRDIIELRLVSGSLRFLFYLHNCKESDIQILQSKMDFSTEIYFTDYLEHDSGYSAHILLNEYLHCCCKGILTLCRRTDIDRYIDYGKEIYSGMICPSRLQTPEEPRRDWKREGAKPRRPRVTEDKPEPEXSVREPVKPEPVVVTIQKPARSEEQIDKKSKSIIEEFRNNKDFEEAVKCVEELDLGSQFHIFIRVGMELTLERSQITRDHMGQLLFQLVQKGILPKPQFYKGLADMLELADDMAIDIPHIWLYLAELLCPVKEGGFSMRELFSELSKPLLPVGKAGILISQILHILCKQMSHRTVASLWGESGLNWTDLLLEEEDVQAFISQQKLQFIQVGASSSEATLSERIWSPENGEAEMEPMRNGAGHTSETESSDSTQKPEGLPAISAVVLDKKPEIELDQTAEEETTIQEKLDESEPVVLVEPSSSARKTRQRAPSNLRKKTSGLTQTEPVVFVGAAFCKEWPKICVSFGFSEDEYSSILKEQQQQPLTSKHLGPPEVVLEVVPKVLQGFWLPPEETCLNMPSQHLSVLAVSLTKAVEDMVSKLLPSLLREVSFTRSTRDKLVQSIQDGVRQSFTHPVLMEKISCFAVDLMKSMTTIATTSVSSPPVTPPAEPAVVLEGEGLSHVPIIPPAPVTPPAVTSTEQKNVDLKAKTQTFKKCKKARLSPSLHSLVKEKSLLLFSY, encoded by the exons ATGGCAGGAAACCAGATT GACAAGCCAATGTCAGTGGATCAACCTGCTGGAGACCAGGCCCTGCAGGCAGCTCCATTGAGCAACAGCCCTGTGCCCCTAGCAACAGTCTTCACATCCACCCCTGCTCCCGCCAGCAGCCCAGAGGCTGACGGAAAGCTTGCCGCCCCGGAAGAGAACGGTGAGGCTGAGATAGAGCCCATGAGGAACGGAGCCGGCCACACCTCAGAGACGGAGAGCAGCGACAGCGGAGCCACCCCTGGGGACAAGGAGAATTCCACAGGAGCTCCACAGGATAGAGAAG ACCTGGCCAATCCCAGTGGGATGCTTCAGTATGACAGGGCCATCCTGTTGGACTTCCAGTTCAAGCCTGCCTGCACACAGAAGCCTGAGGGACTCCCTACAATCCCTGGCGTGGTGCTAGACCAG atgaACCAAAACAAGTTGGCATCTCAAGTCGTGGATTCACGGGTGATTTCCAGAGGACCTGATTTCACACCTAAGGAAGGACGAGGCGTTCCA CTTATAAACATTGAGGCGCAGCGACCACCACCCAGGAGGATCATCACCCTGTCTGTGCACGATGCTGTTCAGCCGAAGAAATCAGAGAATGCCTGGAAAGCAGGCGCGAAGAGGGAAAGCCTCCCAGTGGAACCAgagtcacagaaaacacag GACCTGTTCAAGAAGGTCCGCAGTATCCTGAACAAGCTGACGCCTGAGAACTTCAACCAGCTGATGAAGGAGGTGACGGACTGGACCATCGACACGGAGGAGCGGCTCAAAGGAGTCATTGACCTGGTGTTTGAAAAAGCCATCGAGCCCAACTTCTCAGTGGCCTACGGGAACATGTGCCGCTGCCTCGCCACG CTCAAAGTGCCCACAACTGACGAACCCAACAACACAGTGTACTTTCACAAGCTGCTGCTAAAGCGCTGTCAGAAGGAGTTTGAGAAAGACAAGGTGGACGATGTGGTGTTTGAGAGTAAGCAGAAGGAGCTGGACTCTGCTGCATTGGTAAGT ACGGAGCGTGACCGTCTTCAGCtagagctgcaggaggccagGATGGTCCGGCAGCGTTCCATCGGCAACATCAAGTTCATCGGCGAACTCTTCAAGCTCAAGATGTTTACGGAGGCCATCATG AATGACTGCGTGGTCAAGCTGCTGAAGAACCACGACCAAGAGTCTTTAGAGTGTCTGTGCACACTGCTCACCACCATCGGCAAGGACCTTGACTCTGAGAAGGCCAAG CCTCGGATGGATCAGTATTTTAACCACATGGAAAAAATCGTCAAAGACGAGAAGACGTTGACTCGGATACGGTTCATGTTACGGGATATTATAGAACTGAGATTGGTGAGTGGGTCTTTgcgatttttattttatttgcacaatTGTAAAGAGTCCGACATTCAAATTCTTCAAAGTAAGATGGATTTTTCCACAGAGATTTATTTCACTGATTACCTGGAACATGATAGTggatattctgctcatattctgCTCAATGAATATCTACACTGCTGTTGTAAAGGAATTTTAACACTTTGTAGAAGGActgatatagatagatatatagattaTGGCAAAGAAATATATAGTGGCATGATAT GCCCTTCGCGGCTCCAAACCCCAGAGGAGCCGCGAAGAGACTGGAAGCGAGAGGGAGCCAAGCCCCGGAGACCGAGGGTCACCGAGGACAAACCTGAGCCAGA CTCAGTCCGAGAGCCTG TGAAACCTGAGCCTGTTGTCGTGACGATACAGAAACCTGCTCGGTCTGAGGAGCAGATTGACAAGAAGTCCAAGTCCATCATCGAGGAGTTCAGGAACAATAAGGATTTCGAG GAGGCTGTCAAGTGTGTGGAGGAACTTGATCTGGGCTCTCAGTTTCACATCTTCATACGCGTCGGGATGGAGTTGACTCTGGAGCGCAGTCAGATCACACGGGACCACATGGGCCAGCTCCTCTTCCAGCTGGTGCAGAAGGGAATCCTGCCCAAACCCCAGTTCTACAAAGG GCTTGCAGACATGCTGGAGCTTGCGGACGACATGGCCATCGACATTCCCCACATCTGGCTGTACCTGGCCGAGCTGCTCTGCCCTGTGAAGGAGGGGGGCTTCTCTATGAGAGAGCTCTTTAG TGAATTAAGCAAACCTTTGCTTCCTGTGGGAAAAGCTGGGATCTTAATCTCTCAAATACTGCACATACTATGCAAACAAATG AGTCATCGAACTGTGGCTTCTTTGTGGGGGGAATCAGGCCTCAACTGGACTGACCTtctgctggaggaagaggacgtcCAGGCTTTCATCTCACAACAG AAACTCCAGTTTATTCAGGTGGGCGCCTCCAGCTCCGAGGCGACTCTGTCCGAAAGAATCTGGTCTCCTGAGAACGGTGAGGCTGAGATGGAGCCCATGAGGAACGGAGCCGGCCACACCTCAGAGACGGAGAGCAGCGACAGCACACAGAAGCCCGAGGGACTCCCTGCAATCAGTGCCGTGGTGCTAGACAAG AAACCAGAGATAGAATTGGACcaaactgcagaagaagagacaaCGATCCAGGAGAAGCTGGATGAAAGTGAGCCTGTTGTGTTGGTGGAGCCTTCAAGCTCTGCAAGGAAGACACGACAAAGGGCTCCATCAAACCTGAGGAAGAAGACGAGTGGACTCACTCAAACGGAGCCCGTGGTTTTTGTGGGAGCTGCCTTCTGCAAAGAGTGGCCAAAGATTTGTGTCAGTTTTGGATTCTCTGAGGACGAATACTCCAGCAtcctgaaggagcagcagcagcagcccctcACCTCCAAGCACCTGGGCCCACCAGAGGTGGTGCTGGAGGTGGTGCCTAAGGTACTTCAGGGCTTCTGGCTGCCTCCTGAAGAGACCTGCCTGAACATGCCGTCCCAGCACCTCAGTGTTCTGGCTGTTAGCCTGACCAAAGCAGTTGAGGACATGGTCTCCAAACTTCTGCCCTCACTGCTCCGTGAAGTCAGCTTCACCCGCTCCACCAGGGACAAACTGGTCCAGTCGATCCAGGACGGTGTTAGACAGAGCTTCACTCACCCCGTCCTGATGGAGAAGATCAGCTGCTTTGCAGTAGATCTGATGAAGTCCATGACCACCATCGCAACAACATCTGTGAGCT ctcctcctgtgaCTCCTCCTGCTGAGCCTGCTGTGGTCCTGGAGGGTGAGGGTCTCTCTCATGTACCCATCATCCCACCAGCTCCTGTGACTCCTCCTGCTGTCACCAGTACAGAGCAGAAGAACGTGGACCTCAAGGCCAAGACACAAACgtttaaaaagtgtaaaaaggCTCGGCTGAGTCCATCCCTTCACTCACTGGTGAAGGAAaaatctctgctgctcttttcttaCTAA